One genomic segment of Sanyastnella coralliicola includes these proteins:
- a CDS encoding IS982 family transposase: MHDLRAMYEKTLEIAQEVFNEDVNERGDFNFKPRPSKMTDLQVIALAVSSESACIDSENLLFSKLRTDFKSRFPELIDRSRFNRRRRLLQPFIVELTKRMSMTMGVSSDISIVDSMPCPIVKNSRERSFRICKEDPVNAPRKGFSAVDQRYYIGYRLHLLTNEHGVFQDMLVTPANVHDINFLKDLAPEEYCRDKTILGDRGYISKQVQTDLFTQYEIKLEVPYKSNQREKIPINPENGKKRRRIEVQFAQLCDQFRIKLNYAKTFGGFLVRMASKLAAIAVLQKINIEKGRPLNHIKHAWS; the protein is encoded by the coding sequence ATGCACGACCTGAGAGCAATGTACGAAAAGACCCTTGAGATAGCACAGGAAGTTTTCAATGAAGACGTAAATGAGCGAGGAGATTTCAACTTCAAGCCCAGACCCTCGAAGATGACAGACCTACAAGTGATTGCATTGGCAGTATCATCCGAGTCTGCATGTATCGACAGCGAAAACCTGTTGTTCAGTAAGTTGCGAACAGATTTTAAAAGTCGATTTCCAGAGCTCATAGACCGAAGTAGGTTCAATAGAAGGAGAAGGTTGTTACAACCATTCATTGTGGAGTTAACTAAGCGGATGTCAATGACGATGGGCGTTTCATCCGATATTAGTATCGTGGACTCTATGCCTTGTCCAATTGTAAAGAATAGCCGTGAACGAAGTTTTAGGATCTGCAAAGAAGACCCGGTCAATGCCCCTAGGAAGGGGTTTTCTGCCGTTGATCAACGCTATTATATAGGCTACAGACTCCACTTATTAACCAACGAGCACGGGGTGTTCCAAGATATGCTGGTCACTCCTGCTAACGTTCACGATATCAACTTTTTAAAAGATCTAGCACCTGAAGAATATTGTCGAGACAAAACCATTCTTGGAGACCGTGGATATATCTCGAAGCAAGTTCAGACCGATTTATTTACCCAGTACGAGATCAAGCTGGAGGTACCTTACAAATCGAATCAAAGGGAGAAAATTCCCATAAATCCTGAGAACGGCAAAAAACGAAGACGGATAGAAGTACAGTTCGCTCAACTTTGTGATCAATTTAGGATCAAGCTCAACTACGCCAAGACCTTTGGAGGGTTTTTGGTTCGAATGGCATCAAAACTAGCGGCAATTGCTGTGCTTCAGAAAATTAACATCGAAAAAGGAAGGCCGCTAAACCACATTAAGCACGCCTGGAGTTAA
- a CDS encoding helix-turn-helix domain-containing protein: protein MRRKISDHSARTFKWVREQYQMNLRQFSIATGISVGMLSMIEKGKRRPGGITILKLQEFTGQLICDLRYAAKCAFDGVEGLTVELIYYPNEQ, encoded by the coding sequence ATGAGACGAAAAATCTCAGACCATTCTGCGCGTACCTTCAAATGGGTGCGAGAGCAATACCAGATGAACCTCCGCCAATTTTCGATAGCCACGGGCATTTCTGTTGGAATGTTGAGCATGATTGAAAAAGGAAAACGACGACCCGGAGGTATCACCATCCTTAAGCTTCAGGAATTTACGGGTCAACTGATTTGTGATTTGCGCTATGCCGCGAAGTGCGCCTTTGACGGAGTGGAAGGCTTGACCGTGGAGCTGATCTATTACCCGAATGAACAGTGA
- a CDS encoding DUF6869 domain-containing protein produces MNGDKVNLDELTSKWIAYQASSDPNLHWAIFAFDDLTYNEPHSAWEAIKMTFEKARTAEEIVGMIAAGPLENLLTNHGEMMFSLVAEYTKANPNFKNCLRGVWLEKSNTVYEKFQRLAGKPEF; encoded by the coding sequence ATGAATGGAGATAAGGTAAACCTGGATGAACTAACCTCAAAATGGATCGCTTACCAGGCGTCTAGTGACCCAAATCTCCATTGGGCCATTTTCGCATTTGATGATTTAACCTATAACGAGCCCCACTCGGCATGGGAAGCCATCAAGATGACTTTCGAGAAAGCGAGAACTGCAGAGGAAATTGTGGGTATGATCGCAGCGGGTCCTTTGGAGAACTTATTGACGAATCACGGCGAAATGATGTTTAGCCTTGTTGCAGAATACACCAAAGCGAACCCAAATTTCAAAAATTGTCTTCGAGGAGTTTGGCTTGAAAAATCAAACACCGTTTATGAGAAATTCCAGCGTTTAGCTGGAAAGCCTGAGTTCTGA
- a CDS encoding kelch repeat-containing protein → MKQFLLFSTFFLLSSLIIAQDWEFVAPLPGGTSDARHHPVTFSIDGIGYLLTGTVGTTPSNDFMRYDPVSDTWEALPDFPGAARSFSYGTSRGTKAYVGFGGITGQAFNDLWEYDSETETWTELSSCPCDGRYHPTFIQLDGKIFMGQGNNDTNLDDWWEYDIATDSWSQKDDLPGPPRHHPFYFGVNGKAYTGLGHGNSINGVLQIYTDWYEYDPATEQWTQLNDFPGEARVAGTQFDFEGKGYILSGDGDDHSFMEEGEFWEYDTSSDSWTQLPSHPGNSSRWAPGSFVIDEYVYFTCGESIDQLEHDMMRFPLNQIVSVENAQNEQDIKFYPNPANSVITIQNNLQDFTDIRLVSSYGQIVDNVVSNQLNVADLPNGLYFLQFSKGETVSTQKVVISH, encoded by the coding sequence ATGAAACAGTTTTTACTATTCTCTACGTTTTTCCTTCTTTCAAGTCTAATCATCGCCCAAGATTGGGAATTTGTCGCGCCGCTTCCTGGTGGGACTTCGGATGCACGACACCATCCAGTGACCTTCTCTATTGATGGAATAGGATACCTTCTTACTGGAACAGTCGGAACCACTCCTTCGAATGACTTTATGCGCTATGACCCTGTAAGCGATACGTGGGAGGCTCTGCCTGATTTCCCAGGTGCAGCGAGAAGTTTCTCGTACGGAACAAGTAGAGGAACCAAAGCTTATGTCGGTTTTGGAGGGATTACAGGACAGGCATTCAACGACCTCTGGGAGTACGATTCGGAAACGGAAACATGGACGGAGCTTTCAAGTTGTCCGTGCGATGGTCGTTACCACCCTACGTTTATTCAACTAGACGGAAAGATCTTCATGGGTCAAGGAAACAACGATACCAATCTCGACGATTGGTGGGAGTACGATATTGCTACTGATTCATGGTCTCAAAAAGACGATCTCCCTGGACCGCCACGTCATCACCCTTTTTACTTCGGAGTGAACGGTAAAGCGTACACTGGTCTTGGACATGGAAATAGCATCAACGGTGTCTTGCAGATTTACACAGACTGGTACGAGTATGATCCAGCAACGGAGCAATGGACACAGCTCAACGACTTCCCAGGAGAGGCGCGCGTAGCCGGAACGCAATTTGACTTTGAAGGCAAAGGGTACATCCTGAGCGGAGATGGAGATGATCACTCCTTTATGGAAGAAGGCGAGTTTTGGGAATACGACACCAGTAGCGATTCATGGACTCAACTACCATCGCACCCTGGAAACAGCAGTCGATGGGCACCAGGAAGCTTTGTGATCGACGAGTACGTGTATTTCACCTGCGGTGAAAGCATTGACCAATTGGAGCACGACATGATGCGCTTCCCGTTGAATCAAATTGTGAGCGTTGAGAATGCGCAGAACGAGCAAGACATCAAGTTCTACCCTAACCCTGCAAACAGCGTCATCACCATTCAAAACAACCTACAGGATTTCACAGACATCCGATTGGTCAGCAGCTATGGCCAGATCGTAGACAATGTGGTCAGTAACCAACTGAATGTAGCAGACCTTCCGAATGGATTGTATTTCCTACAATTCTCTAAGGGTGAAACCGTGAGCACTCAGAAGGTGGTTATTTCGCATTAA
- a CDS encoding PD-(D/E)XK nuclease family protein — protein sequence MNSFIQDLADHIIEKHEGRFAQLAVVLPGKRSGQFLIRAIKERSGHIGWLPQIITLSELFERMSGKTRLDSMDLVFELFLVWRKHFNTGEKFIDFLQWGSTVLADFNEVDHHLLDAQQVYRNLKAYKDLDDWSFGEDEELWSKEQKDFANFWGKLLPLYEAFAAHQEKEGRFQGGKVARAVAKDPITPLAALGIDHVIFAGLNALTPAEQAVIKRLEQTDRATVVFDADDYFVRKERLEAGHFIREMDFLGNAQSLPSNMLQRLHNIHLVSCSTTIAQMQYVHGALEKLDPTKALNTAVVLPDNSVLPPLLHAVPENYNGINVTMGKSLSHTPYKSLLHAFFRIFDMRGPKIRHQAFTNLLLHPYLGGGQTPASKIFRSIHQQMVRHNRVFVGREDLATWNSGKPADHAGVTGVLIDLYAAVKTRTPQDLVQSLKTLLKVVRPVLKEDEARSEAFQRWRILNDLLQRLDRLMQRYPVIEDVRELERITMKLFSRLQVDLIGEPLTGLQIMGLLESRALDFERVFILNANEGILPKQQMHESFLPAEIRAGYGLPNSHERDAIFAYYFYRLLQRASEVHVLYNGHGSDHKVGEKSRYVQQLETSETIAQSEIQVHQHQLMAAAPKGAPQVAPITASEWTEERWQALLDKGLSPSAINKWTQCTADFFYRYILGLREQDEVEESMEANTLGTLVHEILERGYEHLKGRVIHASDIEALKPRLDTLLDEAIEKHYSRELTTSGLNYLSKSVVRRYVRKLIDNEIASLKDNQIEIKDLEGDLTQSLSPGVTIFGKADRIDRFNGTLRVVDYKSGKVTQPELSLRGQWQEQLMKGDKGKALQTMIYAWLAFNKYGENAMAGILSSRSHSSGFLSVVNNKKELIMDQALAESMEAWLQGLISDMGLGVRPAVHEEKAKYCEYCLVMEG from the coding sequence GTGAATAGCTTCATACAAGACCTTGCAGATCACATTATAGAAAAACACGAGGGCCGCTTTGCGCAGTTGGCCGTTGTGTTGCCAGGTAAACGTTCGGGGCAATTCCTGATTAGAGCGATTAAAGAACGCAGCGGACATATCGGTTGGCTGCCGCAGATTATTACCCTTTCGGAACTGTTTGAACGGATGAGTGGGAAGACCCGCTTAGATTCCATGGACTTGGTTTTCGAACTCTTTTTGGTTTGGCGAAAGCACTTTAATACCGGAGAGAAGTTTATCGATTTCCTGCAGTGGGGAAGTACCGTGTTGGCTGACTTTAATGAGGTGGATCATCACCTGTTAGATGCACAGCAAGTGTACCGGAACCTGAAGGCGTATAAAGACCTGGATGATTGGAGTTTTGGTGAAGACGAAGAGTTATGGTCGAAAGAGCAGAAAGACTTTGCCAACTTCTGGGGGAAGCTGCTTCCCTTGTATGAGGCCTTTGCGGCGCATCAAGAAAAAGAAGGACGTTTTCAAGGGGGTAAGGTAGCTCGAGCAGTGGCTAAAGATCCGATTACTCCGCTCGCTGCGCTCGGAATTGATCACGTGATATTTGCTGGCTTGAATGCTTTAACGCCAGCAGAACAAGCGGTGATCAAACGCCTGGAACAAACCGATCGAGCGACGGTGGTCTTTGATGCGGATGATTACTTCGTCCGCAAAGAACGATTGGAGGCCGGACATTTCATTCGCGAAATGGATTTCCTAGGGAATGCGCAGAGCTTGCCTTCGAACATGCTTCAGCGGCTCCATAACATCCACCTAGTTTCATGTAGTACGACCATTGCGCAGATGCAATACGTACATGGGGCCTTGGAGAAACTTGACCCAACGAAGGCATTGAATACTGCCGTAGTGTTACCTGATAATAGTGTCTTGCCACCACTGCTGCATGCCGTTCCTGAGAACTACAACGGCATCAACGTGACCATGGGTAAGTCGTTGTCGCACACGCCCTATAAAAGCCTCTTGCACGCCTTCTTCCGCATCTTCGATATGCGCGGACCGAAGATTCGTCACCAAGCATTTACGAACTTGTTGCTGCACCCTTACCTCGGGGGTGGACAAACACCAGCATCCAAAATATTCCGCTCCATTCATCAGCAAATGGTGCGACATAACCGGGTCTTCGTCGGTCGAGAAGATCTGGCGACATGGAATTCGGGTAAGCCCGCAGATCATGCCGGAGTGACCGGTGTCTTGATCGATCTCTATGCGGCAGTGAAGACGCGAACACCGCAAGACTTAGTGCAGTCGTTGAAGACCTTACTGAAGGTCGTTCGTCCGGTTTTGAAAGAAGACGAGGCACGCAGTGAAGCCTTCCAGCGCTGGCGCATATTGAATGATTTGCTGCAGCGTTTAGATCGATTAATGCAGCGCTATCCTGTGATTGAAGATGTACGGGAGCTGGAGCGCATCACCATGAAATTGTTCTCGCGATTGCAGGTTGACTTGATTGGTGAACCCCTAACGGGTTTACAGATCATGGGGTTATTGGAGTCGCGTGCGCTTGACTTCGAACGGGTCTTTATTCTGAATGCAAACGAAGGCATTTTGCCAAAGCAGCAAATGCATGAGAGCTTCTTACCGGCAGAGATCAGAGCAGGTTATGGCCTTCCGAACTCGCATGAACGTGACGCCATCTTCGCCTACTATTTCTACCGCCTCCTGCAACGAGCAAGCGAAGTGCATGTACTGTACAACGGACATGGATCTGACCACAAAGTGGGAGAGAAAAGCCGTTACGTTCAGCAACTCGAAACCTCTGAGACCATTGCGCAGTCAGAGATACAAGTCCACCAGCACCAACTCATGGCAGCCGCGCCGAAAGGCGCACCGCAAGTAGCACCTATCACTGCAAGCGAATGGACAGAGGAACGCTGGCAAGCCCTTCTTGATAAAGGACTTTCACCATCAGCCATTAACAAATGGACGCAATGCACGGCAGACTTTTTCTACCGTTACATCTTAGGACTGCGTGAGCAAGACGAGGTAGAAGAATCTATGGAGGCGAACACCTTGGGAACGCTGGTCCATGAAATTCTAGAGCGCGGTTATGAGCATCTGAAGGGCAGGGTCATTCACGCCTCAGACATTGAAGCTTTGAAGCCACGTCTCGATACCCTCTTAGATGAAGCCATCGAAAAACACTACAGTCGGGAGTTGACCACCAGCGGTTTGAATTACCTCTCAAAGTCTGTCGTTAGAAGATATGTCCGCAAGCTCATAGACAACGAGATCGCCAGTTTGAAAGACAATCAAATCGAAATCAAAGACCTCGAAGGTGACCTCACCCAATCCCTCTCACCCGGAGTCACCATCTTCGGAAAAGCCGACCGCATTGACCGCTTCAATGGAACCTTGCGCGTAGTTGACTACAAAAGCGGAAAGGTGACCCAACCCGAGCTTTCCCTCCGCGGCCAATGGCAAGAACAACTCATGAAGGGCGACAAAGGCAAAGCCTTACAAACCATGATCTACGCCTGGCTTGCCTTCAACAAATACGGAGAAAACGCCATGGCCGGCATCCTCTCCTCCCGCAGTCACAGCTCCGGTTTCCTCTCGGTAGTCAACAACAAGAAGGAACTGATTATGGACCAAGCTCTGGCAGAAAGCATGGAAGCCTGGCTTCAAGGCCTCATCTCAGATATGGGGCTGGGGGTTCGTCCTGCGGTGCATGAGGAGAAGGCGAAGTATTGTGAGTACTGCCTCGTCATGGAAGGGTGA
- a CDS encoding tetratricopeptide repeat protein, translating into MENKHWINGTKLSQDRNWQEALVAFDQAMKEVGDHPDLIHDRAVALFNLDRKHEAIAELDKAQLLQPDYSYRYSSRAFMKAAMKDVQGALEDYKKAIELDPEDAIALNNLGLLEEQMGYFKEAQDRYKVADELMGILNENNIDPADVAKGRDRAEDESPERKTLRELESKEELESELELEGESELEDEGSILKEAGSVFRSRSSLKEFFRFIRNGFKLDDPNQDERE; encoded by the coding sequence ATGGAGAATAAGCATTGGATAAACGGCACGAAGTTGTCACAAGACCGCAACTGGCAGGAAGCGCTGGTAGCTTTCGATCAAGCGATGAAAGAAGTGGGTGATCATCCTGACCTCATTCATGATCGCGCAGTAGCCCTGTTTAACCTTGACCGCAAGCATGAAGCAATTGCAGAACTGGACAAGGCACAGCTACTACAGCCCGACTACAGCTACCGCTACTCTTCGCGCGCTTTTATGAAGGCAGCGATGAAGGATGTGCAAGGGGCCTTGGAAGATTACAAGAAGGCCATCGAGCTGGATCCGGAAGATGCTATTGCTTTGAATAACCTTGGCTTGCTGGAAGAACAAATGGGCTACTTCAAAGAAGCACAAGACCGCTACAAGGTGGCCGATGAGCTGATGGGGATTCTCAATGAGAATAACATTGATCCGGCGGATGTCGCGAAAGGTAGGGATCGGGCTGAGGATGAGAGTCCGGAGAGGAAAACACTGAGAGAGTTAGAATCAAAGGAAGAATTAGAATCAGAATTAGAATTAGAAGGAGAATCAGAATTGGAGGATGAGGGCTCGATTTTGAAAGAGGCGGGATCCGTATTTAGATCACGTAGTTCATTGAAGGAATTCTTCCGATTCATCAGGAACGGGTTTAAATTAGACGACCCGAACCAGGATGAACGTGAATAG
- the murB gene encoding UDP-N-acetylmuramate dehydrogenase — protein MPKIKPSHDLQPFHTFGTSATAEFLAEAGTIEDVIELSEHATAEQLKLTILGGGSNVLFTKDVRGLVLLNRITGIDLVGEDDHHFYVRAGAGEVWHDFVEKCISEGWAGVENLALIPGMVGASPMQNIGAYGIEIESVFDHLIAVHLPTGELHQFDKRDCQFGYRESVFKRKFKGQYVICYVQYKLRKKPDFNTSYGAIQQELEKQGVSDLSLRAVADAVIAIRQSKLPDPKEIGNAGSFFKNPVVDQDTFNAIAEEHPELPNYPAPKGKVKLAAGWLIDQSGWKGFREGDFGVHDRQALVLVNHGNAHGREIFDLSKRILKDVEEKFGVKLEREVNIL, from the coding sequence ATGCCCAAAATCAAACCATCCCACGACCTTCAGCCTTTTCATACGTTTGGTACTTCTGCGACGGCCGAGTTTTTGGCTGAGGCTGGAACCATCGAAGACGTTATTGAGCTTTCTGAGCATGCGACTGCGGAGCAGTTGAAGTTGACCATTCTTGGGGGTGGTAGCAATGTGTTGTTTACGAAGGATGTGCGTGGATTGGTGCTGCTGAATCGCATTACTGGGATTGATTTGGTGGGGGAAGATGACCACCACTTTTATGTCCGCGCGGGTGCGGGTGAGGTGTGGCATGACTTTGTGGAGAAGTGCATTTCTGAAGGATGGGCTGGGGTTGAGAACCTGGCTTTGATTCCGGGGATGGTGGGTGCTAGTCCGATGCAGAATATTGGGGCTTATGGGATCGAGATTGAATCGGTCTTTGACCATTTGATTGCAGTGCATTTGCCTACCGGCGAACTCCATCAGTTTGACAAGCGCGACTGCCAGTTCGGGTACCGCGAAAGTGTATTCAAGCGGAAGTTTAAGGGGCAATATGTCATTTGCTACGTGCAGTACAAGTTGCGCAAGAAGCCTGATTTCAACACCAGTTACGGTGCCATCCAACAAGAACTAGAGAAGCAAGGCGTGAGTGATCTTTCCCTTCGTGCCGTGGCCGATGCGGTGATCGCCATTCGCCAAAGCAAACTTCCAGATCCGAAAGAAATTGGGAACGCAGGTTCTTTCTTCAAGAATCCGGTGGTTGATCAAGATACCTTTAACGCTATCGCGGAAGAGCATCCAGAGCTCCCGAACTACCCTGCCCCAAAAGGAAAAGTCAAACTCGCCGCTGGCTGGCTCATCGACCAAAGCGGCTGGAAAGGTTTCCGCGAAGGCGACTTCGGCGTTCATGACCGTCAAGCCCTCGTCCTCGTCAACCACGGCAACGCACACGGAAGAGAGATCTTCGACCTGAGCAAGCGGATATTGAAGGATGTGGAGGAGAAGTTTGGGGTGAAGCTTGAGCGTGAGGTTAACATCCTCTAG